The Mesorhizobium loti DNA segment CTGAGCGTCGGGTTCTTCGGCCACCATGTCAGCTCAGCACCCGTCGCCGACCATTCGGCGATCGGCTTGAGGGCCATCGACACCATCCACAGGATCGGCACCAGCGTCACCGCCATCGCCGCGAGGATCGCGGCATAGCGGAATATCTCGAAAGGAACGGAACGCTTCATCTGGCTGCTTTGCTGGTCGCGTTGCTGACGAAGGGGAAGAGCTTCGCCCCTCCCCTCCGGCTCTGATCCAGGGAGACGGATCAGCTGATCGGGTCGAGAACGGTCGGCCAGGCCTCCTTGTTGGTTCTGATGGCTTCGAGCAGTTTGTCCTCACCGATGCGCCGGGCGATCTTCTTCCACTCGGCCTCGGTGTCGGCCATCGCCTGTTCTGCGGTCTTGGCCTTGGTCAGCGAGGCCATGAGGTTTTCGTCGAGCGCATTGTGGAAGGCGGTGGCGCCGGGATAGTTGATGGTCGGCACCGTGCGGGCAACCGTCTCGCGCACCACATCCATGTGGTAGGCATGATAGGTCTGGCGCACCAGCGGATCGGAGAAATCCGAAAGCCGGAACGGATCGAGATAGCCGCCGGGATTGGCGCTCATCCAGGCATAGATGCGGGCCGAGCCCAGCCATTGCAGCAGGAGGTAGGCCACCTCCTGGTTTTTTGACTGCGACGAGACCATGCCGGTCAGCGAGAACCACAGCACCGAGCGGCTGATCAGCTTGCCGTCGATCTCGCGGCCAGGCGGCAGCATCGAGCCGATCTTGCCGGTGACCTGGGAATCCTTGTTGCCGGCATTGTCGAGGAATTTCGGCAGGTTGGAGAAGGCGCAGGTCATCGCCGCACCGCCCTTGGCGAAATTGCCGTACTGCTCCGGCCAACCCCACGAGATCGCGTCCGGCGAATGATGGACAAGTGAGCCGACATATTCGTTGGTGGCGGCGATGCCGTGTTCGGAATTGATCAGCGGCTTGCCGTCGTCGCCGAACAGGAACTGGTTGGGCGAGGCCATGGAGACATAGCGTTGGTACCAGTTGGTGTAGCCCCAACCCTGGTTGCGCAAATCGGTCGAGCCGAACAGGCCCTTGTCGGGACGCTGGAAGAAGGCGGCAATGTCGCCGTGCTGCTTCCAGGTCTTGGGCGGCGCCAGATCGTAGCCGTATTTGTCCTTGAAGGCCTTCTGCTCGGCTGCGTCACCGAACAAATCTGTGCGGTAGACCCAGGTCTGGAAGTCGCCGTCCAGCGACACGCCATAGTTCGAGCCGCGATATTTGTTGAGCAGCGACACGCCCTTGGCGCCGTCGACATAGCCGGTCTTGGGATCGTCCCATTCGGGCTTGTACTGGGCGACGAAGTCGTCGAGCTTGGCAATGCCGCCGGTTTCGGCGAGATCGCCAAGGCGGTTCCATTCGGTGGAATAGATGTCATAGGCCCCACCCTTGGTGGAGATGTCCTGCATCGTCTTGGTGAATTCCTGGCCGTTCGGCAGGCCGACGATCTCGATCGGAATGCCGGTCTCCTTTTCCCAGAGTTCCTTGATCGACGGCGCGCCGGCCGGGAAAGGTTGCGTCAGCTGGCCGATCGAACCGTCCGACAGGCCGAGCACGATCTTGGCCGGCGCCTTGCCGGCGCCCTTCAGCGCCTTGGCCGCCTCGATGGCGCGGCCTTCCGGCGTGTCGGCGCCATACTGGTAACGCTCGGCGCCCTCGAAGCCGGTCGGGCCGCCGATCATGCCCGGTGCCAGCGCGTCGGCCGCAAAGGCGCGGCCGGGACGAATGAATTGCGGTGCGATGCCGGCCGCGGCCACGAACGCCGCCGCCTTTCCTCCGGACGCCAGCAACCGGCGCCGCGATATGCGGATCAGATCAGACATTGGAATTCCTCCCTCAGGGCTCAATGTTTCCTCCACGAGCCCATGAGGGATATTGACGGCAGGATGGGAAGGCTGTCAACATCATAAATAATCAAAATACCTCACAACATCGCAATGAGGCGGGGAAATGCGTCATGCCAGGGTCCATATACCGCTCCAGATGCCTCGATTTGATGGGAAATGTGTCTTCCCGTTCCGGAACAGCCGTGCCGGGCGAGCTGATTTAGCCCGACGGCTTGCGCTTCGGCCAAGGCCGGATACATCATTTCCCATCAGAATCGCCGATGGCGAGGAGTCGTGGCCATCGGGCCGGCTGCCGGCATTACGTGATCCTGATGCGTTGAGGAGATGAAAGACGGTGCGTTCCACCCTGACCGACATAGCCCGGGAAGCCGGCGTTTCCGCCGCCACCGTCGACCGCGTGCTCAACAACCGCCCTGGGGTCAGGGCACGCACGCGCGAGATCGTGCTCGAAATGGCGCAGCGCCTCGGCTACATCGCCGAAGGCCCGAACGGGGTGCCGCCGCGCGCTTTGCACGGCGACGTCATTCGGCTCGACTTCGCGCTGCCGGCCGGCACCAATTCCTTCATCAAGATGCTGCACCGGCACATCGAGGCGCAGGCTTTGGCGCGACCGGATCTCGACGTCCACATCGCCACCATAGAAGGCTTCAATCCCGACCGGCTCGCCCGCCTGCTGCAGGATTTGCGTGGACAGACGCAAGGCGTCGGCGTCATCGCGCTCGACCATCCGACGGTGCGTGAGGCGCTCCGCTCGCTGTCGGCCAACGACGTCAAGGTGGTGACCATCGCCTCCGACATCCTGCATGTGCCGAGGGTGGCCTATATCGGCATCGACAACCGCGCCGCGGGCCGACTGGCCGGCTATCTGCTCAACCGCTTCATGGGGCCGGAACGCCCCGGCAAGGTGGCGCTGTTCGCCGGCTCGCTCTCCTATCGCGGCCATGAGGAGCGCGAGATGGGGTTCCGGCACATATTGACCGAGGAATCCCCCAATCTCGAGATCGTCGAGATGCGTGAAATGCTCGACGACCGCGAAAAGGCCTATTTGGAGGCGTCAGCGCTTCTGGACCGGCACCCCGACCTTGCCGCGATCTACAATGTCGGCGCCGGCAACACCGGCATCGCCCGCGCCCTCAAGGAGCGCGGCCGCGCGCAATCCATGGTCTTCCTCGGCCATGAAGTGACGGACGGCACCAAGGATCTTCTGCTCGACGGCACGCTCGACGCGGTCATCGACCAGAACCCGCGCGTCGAGGCCCGTGAAGCGCTCAACACGCTGACCCATGCGGTCCGGGGGCTGCCCTATGAACTGCACCAGCCGAGGCTGCAGGTGATCTTCAAGGAGAATATCCCGGAGATCTGAGCGGCTAGCTTTCTGTTTTAGCTCTGACGATCGCCCGGCCGTCCGCGCCAGCGCCGATCGCTACCCTGTCGCCGGAAACAAGTCCGGCAACATCGCAGACCACCAGCGGCATGCTGATCCCATAAAGAAACTCGGCAACGATGGCGCCCACCGCCAGGATCGGGTCAGGACGCTCCATCAAGATACCCGCCGGCGCTGTCCCCCTACGGATCGCTTCTGCCAGAACCGAGGACGAGGACGACGACCCTCGCCCACTCGGCATGACGAGAATCATGCCGGCGACATTCTGGCCAAGGCCCGGATGCGAATGGTCAATGATCTCGCCGGTCTCGGCATCGATGCCGCCCCAGAAGCTGAGCGGCTGCGAAAACACCAGCGCCTGGCCTTCGGCCTCGCCGACCAGCTGGAAGCTGCCGGATCGTTCTGCCGACCGCGTCATGAGGCACTCCGCACGACATGCCCGACCGCGGCGGAGCGGATGCAATCCTTCATGTCGGCGAAGGCGACGGTCACGCCGATATTGCCCGGCGCGTAATGTGCCCATTTGCCGGAATTGGTCATCACCACGCCGTCGAGCCGCTCGAGGATGGAGGTGACATAGGTGCAGGTGTCGGCGACAGGGATCAGGCCGAAAGCCTCCATGCCGGCCAACGCCCCTTCCTCCTGCAGCCGCGTCAGCGTCGCGCGTCCGGTGTTGACATAGATCGGGATGCCCTTGCCAGGTGCTGCCTCGCGCAGCAGCGGCAACAGGCGCATCCATTCCTCGTGCGAGAAATGCGGCGTGCCCAGCGACACGGCCGCCAGCGGCGCCCCGTCAGCCACTCCGGACAATCTGGACAGCGCATGATCGATGTCTGCCTGGGTGATGCGGATCGTCTCTTCCGGTGCGTGGCCGTGGAACGCCTCGTCTGGCGTGCTGGCCTCCGGCGTGATGCCGACCGCATGGAACAGCGCCACGGCACCCGTCGTCGCCGCCGCCGCGCCCAGTGCCTTCAGCTGATCCTCGTCACGCGGCTGCGGCAAGCCTGATATGACCGGAATGCGGTCGCCGCTGGCTTGCCCGATGATCAGCCCGACGCCCACGAACAGGCTGTCGCTCGGCTCCGCGTCAGGAATGGCCAGTTCGAACAGGATGCGGCCACGACGGTTTTCGCTGAGATGCAGACCCCAGGCCGGCGCGCGTCCGGTCATGGCGCAGCACAAATCGATGAAATCGCCATAGCGGTTGGTGCGCGCGCCGATCACCGAATTGGCGAAGACGATGGCGTTGGATTCGCCCCAGGCGATCTGCTGGCCGAATTCAGGCCGGAAGCGTGTCTGGTAGGGCGCGCAAGTAAAGGTCGCCTGGCAGCCCAGTTCCATATGCGCCTTCATCAGCCGCCGCGCGGGCACCTCATCGGCCGCCGGCATCTTCACCATGCCGGGATGGATGAGGTCGAACGAGCCGACATTCAGCGTCGTCGGCACCTGCACGCGGCCGCCGCCCTCGACCAGCCGTTCGACGAAATCGAGCCCGGCCTTGCCGTGATAGAGGCAGCCATCGATATGAGCGCCCGTGATGTCGAGCAGGCCCTGTGCGCCGATCGCGTTGGAAAAGGCGACGAGGATTTTCATGGCGGCGGCGGCCGACAGGCCTTGCTCGCCATCGAGCATGGATCGGTCCTGCGCGGTCAATTCCAGTGTCATCGGAAAACTCCGGGCTTATGCCCGGCTATGCTGTTCCTCATTGCCTGCTATCTGGCAAGAGCCAGAACGAGGATCAGCTCGCAGCAATCAACACCGTACTTTCCGGCGACCAGCGCAGCACCACATCCTGCCCCTCGGCCAGCCTGTCCGCGCCGGTGTTCTGCACAATGACCTTCAGCGTCTGGCCGGCGCGCTCGACGAAATAGGTGCTGTTGTTGCCGGCGAAGATGCGTTTGGAAACCTGCCCCTTCAGCATGTTCGCATTGGTCGCGTCGGAGGCTCCGCCATCCGTGGCGATCCGAATGCGCTCCGGCCGCACGGCACAGCTCGCCTTGGCACCGGCGGCAAGCCGGTCACCCACCTCAGCAGCGATTGCCGTGCCATCGGGCAGCCTGATGCCATTACCCGTCGAGTCGCCGCGAAAGATGTTGGCGTCGCCGAGGAAGGTCGCGGCGAATTCGCTTTTCGGCCGGTCGTAGATTTCCTCCGGCGGCCCCTCCTGCACCATCCTGCCGTCGCGCAGGATGCCGATGCGATCGCTCATCGTCAGCGCCTCTTCCTGGTCGTGGGTGACGAAGATGGTGGTGATGCCGATCTCGCGCTGGATGCGCTTGAGCTCGATCTGCATGTCGACGCGCAGCGCCTTGTCGAGTGCGCCCAATGGCTCGTCGAGCAACAGCACGCGCGGCTTGGTGACGATGGCGCGCGCCAGCGCGACGCGCTGGCGCTGGCCACCGGAGAGCTGGTGCGGCCGGCGGCCGCCGAGCTTGCCCAATTGCACGAGGTCGAGCGCGCGCTGCACTTCCGCTGCGATCACCGCCTTGGCCTCACCGCGCACCGACAGGCCGAAGGCAACATTGTCGGCGACGCTCATATTCGGAAACAGCGCGTAGTTCTGGAACACCATGCCGATGCGCCGCTTTTCGACCGGCACGCGCTCGACGCTCTCGCCACCGATGGAAATGCTGCCGGTATCGGGAAAATCGAAACCTGCGATCTGGCGCAGCAGCGTGGTCTTGCCGCTGCCTGATGGTCCGAGCAGCGCGTAGAACCCACCATCGGCGAAATCGATGGAGACATCGTCCAGCGCCTTGTGCGCGCCAAAGCTGCGGGAGACGTTGGATACCTGCACGCCGGCCATTATTTCTCTCCGCCGAATTTGAAGAACCGCGCCGTCAGCAGCATCAGCGCCATCGACACGACAATGATGATGGTCGAGACCGCGTTGATCTCGGGCGTAAAACCCTTGCGGATCGCGGCGTAGATTTCGACCGGCAGCGTCGTCTGGCCGGGCGTCGACAGGAAGTAGGAGACGACGAACTGGTCGAACGACACGGCAAACGCAAACAGTCCGCCGGCGATGACGCCCGGCATGATCCAGGGCAGCGTGACCCGCATTGTGACCTGCCATTGGTTGGCACCGAGCGAGCGCGCCGCCTCTTCCAGTTCCGGCGCGAAGGTCTGCAGGCGGGCCGAGACGACGACGATGACATAGGGTAGCGCCAGCGCGACATGGCCAAGCAGGATGGCGAACAGGCCGCGCCCGATGCCGACGCCGAAGAAGAAGATAAGCATCGCCGTGCCGGTGATCAGCCACGGAATGGCGATCGGCGGAAACAGCAGCGCCTGCAGCACTTTCTTGCCGCGGAATTCATAGCGGTAAAGGGCCAGCGAAGCCGCCGAGCCCAGCACCACGCTGATGATCGTGGTGATGACAGCGATCTCCAGGCTATTCCAGGTCGCCGATATCAGCTGGTCGTTCTGCCACAGCGAGGCGTACCATTCCGTCGTCCACTCGAACGGCAATTGGTAGAAGGGCGAGACGTTGAACGACATCAGCGCCATGATGATGATCGGCAGATAAAGGAAGGCGAGCAGCAGGAAGATGTAGAGGCGGCCAAACCATTCGAGGATGCGGGTCGTCATCATCACCCGGCCCTCCGCAGCACTGGTGAGGCGACCGCCAGGATGACCAGCACGACGGCCAGCAGGATGAAGGACAGCGCGGCTCCCAGCGGCCAATTGAACACGGCGACGAACTGGTCCTCGATCACAGTGCCGTAGAAGGTGCCGGTGCGCCCACCAAGAATGCGCGGCTCCATGAACGAGCCGACGACCGGCACGAAGATCAGCGCTGCTCCCGCCACCAGTCCCGGCATCGACAGCGGGATGATCACCCGCTTCAGCATCTGCAGCCGCGAGGCGCCGAGCGAGCGCCCGGCCTCGATCAGCGAGTCGTCGATCGCCTGCAAGGTGAGATAGCAGGTCAGCACCATATAGGGCACGTAGGAGTGCACCAGGCCGATGATGACGGCTGGGTAGGAATACATGAGATCGATGTTGATCTTGAACGGCAGCACGGCGTTGAGCGCCGTATCGAGGATACCGCCCTCGCGCAAAACCATCGCCCAGGAAAAGATGCGCACCAGTCCGTTCGACCAGAAGGGCAAGATGACGAGGAGAAAAATCGCCTCGCGACTGCGTCCCTTCAGCACCTTGGCGAGCACATAGGCGCCGGGATAGCCGATGACGACGCACCACAAAGTCACCTCTAGCCCAAGCCGCAGCGAGGCGAGCAGCAGCGTCAGATAAAGGCCCTGCGAGAAGAAGGCGGCGTAGTTGCCAAGCGTGAAAGCCCAAGGCTTTCCCGACAGCGGCAGATCGGTCATGAAGGAGAAGAAAACCATGGCCGAAAGCGGCAGGAAGATCGCCACTGTCAGCCAGAGATAGGCCGGCGCCAACAGCGGCAGAGCCGATCTCAGTCCGCTGCGCGATGCGGTCGCTCCCTCCACTGCCATGAGACCCTCCTCCCCAGGATTGAAGGACCAGCCGGCGCGAACCGCCGGCTGGTTCGGACGTGAGCTTTATTTCACGTCGACCTTGAGCTGCTGCCACAGCGCCAGATAGGCCTCGCGCTGGGCGTCGGTGATCGGCGCCTGGAACTGGATGCGCTTGGCGACCTCGGGATCGCCCATCACCTTGCGGTTGAAGGCGTCCTCGGGCAGCGCTTCCACCGCCTTGGTGTTGGCCGAGACGGGAGCGCCGACCTTGGTGACCCATTCGACATAGAATTTCGGGTCGATCATGTAGTTGATGAAGGCTTGCGCACCCTCGACGTTCTTGGAGCCGACCGGAATGGAGAAGGCATCCAGCCAGGCGACGGCGCCCTCCTGCGGGATGACAAGCGAAACCGGCAGCTTGAAATGCGTCTTGGCACGGTCGGCCGAACCGCTCCAGTAGGTGCCGATGTCGATCTGGTTGGAGGCGACCATCTGGTTCCAGTCGTTCTCCGAGCTCCAGAAGGTCTTGATCTGCGGCATCAGCGAGGTGAGCTTCGTCTTGACCGCATCCATATCCTTGATGTCGTTGATGTTCTGGCCGGTGGCGATGGCACCGAACTGCACCGCCTCGACGGCGTCGTCGCGGATGACGACACGGCCCTTATGCGCGGGATCCCACATTTCGGCGATCGATGTCGGCGGCTTGTCGAAGGACTTTTCGTTGATGGCGAGCGCGGTCAGGCCCCACACCCACGGCACGCCATAGACCTTGCCGTCATGGTCGAGCATCGGCGAGCCGGCCTTGTCCTTGCTGATGTCGGCATAGTTCGGCAGCTTCGACACATCAATCGGCTGGATCAGCTTTTCGGCCATCGCCTGGTCGTTGAAGGCGGCGTTGATCATGACCACGTCGTAGAGGCCGGGATTGGTCCGGATCTTGGTCAGCATTTCCTGTTCGGAATTGAAGAAGTCGTTGACGACCTTGTTGCCGGTCGCCTTTTCGAAAGCCGCTACGGCCCAGGGTTCGTCGGCGCCGTAGCCTTTCCAGTTGAGCACATGCACTTCGGCGGCACTAGCGGCCAGCGTGAGTGCGGTGGTGAAGACGGCGGTCGCCGTCAAGAGAGCAGTCAGTCTTGGCATGCGCATGTTGGTTCCTCTCTTTGTTTGCCCGCTTGGCGGGGCTTGTCAGGCTGTCTGATGGGCCTTCTGGTTCTGGCCCGGCGCGCCGGTCGCGGCGGCCTGGCTCAGGAAAGTCTGGATTTCGGCATGGCTGGGCGCCGATGAACCGCCATGGCGGGTGACCGAAATGGCGGCCGCCGCATTGGCGTAGCGCGCCGCTTCAAAAGGCTGCACGCCCCGCGCCAGCGCGCTGACGAAAGCGCCGATATGGGTGTCTCCGGCGCCGTTGGTGTCGACGGCATCGACTTTGAACCCGGCGACGGTCTGCGCCGTGCCGTCGGCCAGCCTGATATGGCATCCCTTGGCGGCGGAGCGGATGACGACACCGGCCGCTTGCGGACAATGCGCGGCAAGCAGCCGCGCCGCGAGGCTCTCGACATCGCCCTGACCGGCAATTTCGGCGGCTTCCGCCGCGTTGCAGCTCAGCCATGCGGTGCGGGCAAGCACCCGCGACAGGACGGGGCGCGGAATGTCTGAAATGACCGGCGTCGGGTCGAAGACGAAAGGAATGTTTGCTGGCAGCGCCTCGATCCAATCGGTGAGCGCGTCGCGGCTGCCCGCATAGCTCAGCGTATAGCCTGAGGTGAACACCCAATCACCCGGCGCTACCGCCACGGGTGCCATCATGTCGAGGGTGAGAATGCTCTCCGCGCCCGGCCACGAGACGAAAGTGCGTTCGGCGTCGCTCGAGATCATGGCGACGCAATTGCCGCTGTCCATCGCAGGCGATGGCGGCGTCAGCGTCTCGATGCCCTCGGCAGCGAAGGCGGCGCGCAGGAAATCGCCATTCGGCCCGCTGCCGAGCTGACCGCCGAACACCACCTTCATGCCGGTGCGGCTGGCCGCCACCATCATGTTGAAGCCGCCGCCGGCGACCTGGGCAAAGCTCGATGCCGTCTTCTCGGTGCCCGGCGCCGGCAAGGCGTCGATGCGGTAGACATAGTCGACCACCGCGCTGCCGATATGGACGAGACGCCCGCTCATACCGCCGCGTCCTTGTCTGGGCCAGTCTTGCCTAAGTCGGTCTTGTCAGGGCGGCCCTTGGAGATCCGTGTCGCCACAAGATCGGCGGCCAACGCCTGAACCTCCGCCATGTCGATGCCTTTGAGGCCGGCTACGCGATCGCCAGGCAACCGTGAAAAGCCCGTGCAGGCGCCGGCCATGCCGGCAGCGATGGCGCCGATCGTGTCGGTGTCGCCGCCGAGATTGGCGCTGATAACAGCTGCTTGCCAGGGGTCACCGCCGGCGACTTCCAGCACCGCGAAGGCCGCCGGAACCGATTCCTGGCTGGCGACGCCGGTGCCGACCAGATCGGTGATCAGCCGGATCGCATCTCTCGTCACCTTGCCGCGCACCAGGTCCTGCGCCCAGACGATCCGCGCGGCGATGTCGCCGCCGGTCACCCAATGGCCAAGCGTCGCCCCTTGCCGCGCCGCGGCAATGGCACTGTCGGAGGCGGCGCGCCAGTCACCCCCGGCAACGCCGCGGCTGACGGCGGCCGCAACCGCTGCGGCCGAGGCTATGGCGATCGAGGTGTTGTGCGTTGCCCGGCAGGTCTCCGCCACCTTGGCGACGAATGCATCGAGCGGCTCCAGCGGCATCATGATGCCGACCGGCGCGATGCGCATCGCCGCCCCATTGGTGTCGCCGCTGCGCCCCGCTTCCTCGGCCGGCACGCCATTGTTGATGGCGTCGATGGCACGCTTGGTCGAAGGACCCAGCAGATCGTAGCTGCCGCGCGCCTTCACCTCGCGCTCCCAGTCGAGCAGCGCGTTGACCCAGCGCGCATGATCGAAGCGCTCGCCTGAAACAACCAGAATGCGGCCGAGCAGCAGCGCCTGTTCGGTATCGTCGGTGATGGTGCCGGCCACAAGGCCCTTCGACACCGGATGGTCGGCGAAGGGCGCGATGAAATCCTCGACATGGCCGTAGAGTTCGGCAATTCGGGCCGGCGACAGAAGCTGCGTCGGCATGCCGAGCGCATCTCCCAGCGCTCCGCCGACAAGCGCACCCATTGCGCGGTCAAGAGTGAGATTGTCCGGCATCGCTCAGAACCTCATATGCAGCGCGAAATGCGCGGGATTGAGCAGGCTGGTGACATATTCGATCGGCCGGTCGTCGGCCGCACGCGTCAGCCGGCGGCCGCGCAGGAACGGCGTGCCTTGCGGGCAACCGAGGATCGCCGCATCCTCGGCGTTGAGCATCTCGATGCCGACCCATTCCTCGCCATGGTCGGGGATGAGGCCGGCGCCACGCAGCGTCTGGTGCAGCGAGCCTTCGCGCAGGCCGCGCAGCGGCACATCCTCCAGCTCCGGCGACAACGGCAGGCGGCTGCGCTCGATGGAGATCGCATGGCCGTCGCTGGCATTGGTGCGCACCCGGTCGACGGCGATGAAGAACGGGCTTTCGATCTCCAGCAAGGCAGCGAGATCGGCGTCTTCGATGACCTCCAGCCGCAACGTCCTGGTCTCGGCATTGGCGCCGGCATTGGCGAGCGCCCGTGACCAGCCGATCGAATCGTCAACCGGCTTGCCATCGAAGGTGACGAAGGAGCCGATGCCGACCTTGGTGGTGATCAGCCCGCGGCTGGACAGTTCCTCGAGGCCCTTGCGGACCGTGTTTCGGCTGACGGAGAAACGCTGGACGAGCTCGTTCTCGCTTTGCAGGCGGTCGCCGAAGCCGAGCACGCCGGAGCGGATTTCATGCTCCAGAACGGTCGCGATCTGCTCGGGCTTGCCCGTGCCGGGAGACAGTTGAACCGCGCGCCGCTTCATATTCATACCTGTTCAGTGAACCTGTATAGTCCTGTTCAATATATGGCCATAAACCTCATGTCAATGCGATACCAAGACAGGTTAGAAAGCCCGCAGTGGGTCCCGACAGTGTGATAGGCTCCCGTCGAAGGAGCACCATGTCCCATTCAACAGAGCATAAAAATCCGAAGCTGATCGTCGTGGTCGCGTTCGATCGCGGCGAGGACGGTGAATTGTTTCCGGCCTTCGGCCCAGCCGACCAGCAGAGCGAGGACCGCGCCATACGCACCGCAAGGGCTCTGGCGGCAAAACATGTCGGCGTCATCGCCTGGAGCCGGGATGCCGACCCGACACTTGGCGACTACGGACCGCCGACCACGCTTTTTGTCAGTGGTGACGTGCCGGACATGGAGTAGCCGGCCGCCTTGGCTGGGTCGAGAAAATAAAAAATGATTTTAATTTATATTCACATATAGGAACGGATTTCTCTCGAACCCGTTTATCTGCAGGTCGTTTATTCCAATGACCTCTACGAAAGGAATTCCCCATGAACTTCAAGATGCTCACGATGGGCGCGATGGCGCTTGCAATGATGACCGGTTCGGCGCTGGCCGCTGCCAGTGGCACCTCCGCGCTCGACAATCCTGAAAAGATGGCGCCCTTCTATACGGACTCCGGCATGAAGACCATGAAGTCCGAAAAGGAATTCAAGACCGCCTGGATGGCCATGAAGGAAGAAGACCGCGCAGGCATGACGAAGGAATGCGGCGACAAGGCCATCGCCAAGTCGCATGACGATTTCTGCAAGATGACCAAGCAGCTCGGCGGCGCGAACTGACGCACCGCGATTTGGGCTAAGGCCTGGATGAACAGCTGGACGAAGGCGGGCCGAGTGCCCGCCTTTTCAGTGACCATACGGGACATCACGTCATCGTGGCCGGCGATTCACTTCGCGACAACGGCGCGGCAAAGGTGTAACGTCAATCCTCAGAGCGGCAGAACGCCGCTCGTCTGGCTTTTGCCCATGTTTCAACCCATCGCGAATATCGAGGATGCGCAGACGCTGGCGCAGGCGATCGTCAACACGATCACCGAGCCGTTCCTGGTCCTCGATGAGAAATTTCGCGTGCTGGCCGCCAGCCGCTCCTTCTACAAGACATTCGAAGTCGACCCCGCGCAAACCCAGGGCTCGCTGCTCTACGCGCTCGGCGACGGCCAGTGGGATATTCCGGCCCTTCGCCTGCTGCTGGAGACGATCATTCCCGAGAAGACCGCCATGGACGGCTTCGAGGTCGAGCATGATTTCCCGCGGATCGGCCGCCGCACCATGCTGCTCAATGCCCGCAAGGTGCTTTACGACCACAGTTCAGCGATCACCATCCTTCTCGCCTTCAACGATATCACCGCCCGTCGGGTGATCGAGAGAGAGAAAGAGGAACTGCTCAAGCGCACCGAGGATCTGCTCCACCAAAAGGACGTGCTGCTGCGCGAGATGGAGCACCGGGTTGCCAACAGCCTGCAGATCATCGCCAGCATCCTGCTGCTGAAGGCGCGCTCGGTCACTTCGGAAGAGACGCGCCAGCATCTCAAGGACGCCCATCAACGCGTCCTGTCCGTGGCCGAAGTGCAGCGCCATCTCCACACCTCGGTCGGCATCGACGAGATCGATGTCGGCTCCTACCTTTCGAAACTGTGCGGCAGCCTCGCCACTTCGATGGTTGGCGAGGCCCAGCCGATCGAAGTCACCGTTACGACCGAAGCCGGCAGGATGGATTCGCAGAAGGCAGTCAGCCTCGGACTGATCGTCACCGAACTGGTGCTCAACGCCATCAAATATGCCTTCCCCAAGGAAAAGGACGGTGCTCGGATCCAGGTGAGCTACGAGACCGCGGGCAGCGACTGGAAACTGACGGTTTCGGACAATGGCG contains these protein-coding regions:
- a CDS encoding family 1 extracellular solute-binding protein — its product is MSDLIRISRRRLLASGGKAAAFVAAAGIAPQFIRPGRAFAADALAPGMIGGPTGFEGAERYQYGADTPEGRAIEAAKALKGAGKAPAKIVLGLSDGSIGQLTQPFPAGAPSIKELWEKETGIPIEIVGLPNGQEFTKTMQDISTKGGAYDIYSTEWNRLGDLAETGGIAKLDDFVAQYKPEWDDPKTGYVDGAKGVSLLNKYRGSNYGVSLDGDFQTWVYRTDLFGDAAEQKAFKDKYGYDLAPPKTWKQHGDIAAFFQRPDKGLFGSTDLRNQGWGYTNWYQRYVSMASPNQFLFGDDGKPLINSEHGIAATNEYVGSLVHHSPDAISWGWPEQYGNFAKGGAAMTCAFSNLPKFLDNAGNKDSQVTGKIGSMLPPGREIDGKLISRSVLWFSLTGMVSSQSKNQEVAYLLLQWLGSARIYAWMSANPGGYLDPFRLSDFSDPLVRQTYHAYHMDVVRETVARTVPTINYPGATAFHNALDENLMASLTKAKTAEQAMADTEAEWKKIARRIGEDKLLEAIRTNKEAWPTVLDPIS
- a CDS encoding LacI family transcriptional regulator — encoded protein: MRSTLTDIAREAGVSAATVDRVLNNRPGVRARTREIVLEMAQRLGYIAEGPNGVPPRALHGDVIRLDFALPAGTNSFIKMLHRHIEAQALARPDLDVHIATIEGFNPDRLARLLQDLRGQTQGVGVIALDHPTVREALRSLSANDVKVVTIASDILHVPRVAYIGIDNRAAGRLAGYLLNRFMGPERPGKVALFAGSLSYRGHEEREMGFRHILTEESPNLEIVEMREMLDDREKAYLEASALLDRHPDLAAIYNVGAGNTGIARALKERGRAQSMVFLGHEVTDGTKDLLLDGTLDAVIDQNPRVEAREALNTLTHAVRGLPYELHQPRLQVIFKENIPEI
- a CDS encoding spermidine/putrescine ABC transporter ATPase, which produces MAGVQVSNVSRSFGAHKALDDVSIDFADGGFYALLGPSGSGKTTLLRQIAGFDFPDTGSISIGGESVERVPVEKRRIGMVFQNYALFPNMSVADNVAFGLSVRGEAKAVIAAEVQRALDLVQLGKLGGRRPHQLSGGQRQRVALARAIVTKPRVLLLDEPLGALDKALRVDMQIELKRIQREIGITTIFVTHDQEEALTMSDRIGILRDGRMVQEGPPEEIYDRPKSEFAATFLGDANIFRGDSTGNGIRLPDGTAIAAEVGDRLAAGAKASCAVRPERIRIATDGGASDATNANMLKGQVSKRIFAGNNSTYFVERAGQTLKVIVQNTGADRLAEGQDVVLRWSPESTVLIAAS
- a CDS encoding binding-protein-dependent transport systems inner membrane component encodes the protein MMTTRILEWFGRLYIFLLLAFLYLPIIIMALMSFNVSPFYQLPFEWTTEWYASLWQNDQLISATWNSLEIAVITTIISVVLGSAASLALYRYEFRGKKVLQALLFPPIAIPWLITGTAMLIFFFGVGIGRGLFAILLGHVALALPYVIVVVSARLQTFAPELEEAARSLGANQWQVTMRVTLPWIMPGVIAGGLFAFAVSFDQFVVSYFLSTPGQTTLPVEIYAAIRKGFTPEINAVSTIIIVVSMALMLLTARFFKFGGEK
- a CDS encoding peptide ABC transporter permease, with protein sequence MAVEGATASRSGLRSALPLLAPAYLWLTVAIFLPLSAMVFFSFMTDLPLSGKPWAFTLGNYAAFFSQGLYLTLLLASLRLGLEVTLWCVVIGYPGAYVLAKVLKGRSREAIFLLVILPFWSNGLVRIFSWAMVLREGGILDTALNAVLPFKINIDLMYSYPAVIIGLVHSYVPYMVLTCYLTLQAIDDSLIEAGRSLGASRLQMLKRVIIPLSMPGLVAGAALIFVPVVGSFMEPRILGGRTGTFYGTVIEDQFVAVFNWPLGAALSFILLAVVLVILAVASPVLRRAG
- a CDS encoding spermidine/putrescine ABC transporter substrate-binding protein; this encodes MRMPRLTALLTATAVFTTALTLAASAAEVHVLNWKGYGADEPWAVAAFEKATGNKVVNDFFNSEQEMLTKIRTNPGLYDVVMINAAFNDQAMAEKLIQPIDVSKLPNYADISKDKAGSPMLDHDGKVYGVPWVWGLTALAINEKSFDKPPTSIAEMWDPAHKGRVVIRDDAVEAVQFGAIATGQNINDIKDMDAVKTKLTSLMPQIKTFWSSENDWNQMVASNQIDIGTYWSGSADRAKTHFKLPVSLVIPQEGAVAWLDAFSIPVGSKNVEGAQAFINYMIDPKFYVEWVTKVGAPVSANTKAVEALPEDAFNRKVMGDPEVAKRIQFQAPITDAQREAYLALWQQLKVDVK